In Pseudomonadota bacterium, one genomic interval encodes:
- the rfbB gene encoding dTDP-glucose 4,6-dehydratase, whose amino-acid sequence MRRLLVTGGAGFIGSNFIRYWLARHAGDRVVNLDLLTYAGNPENLADVEARPDYRFVQGDIGDQTLVESLLAEERIDTLVNFAAESHVDRSILGPDAFIATNIVGTFALLEAAKRVWGDDTARRRFLHVSTDEVYGSLGPDEAPFDERHRYAPNSPYSASKAASDHLVRAYHKTYGLPVLITNCSNNYGPYQFPEKLIPLVILNALEGKPIPVYGDGKNVRDWLYVEDHCSGIEAVLDGAAPGEVFNIGGINEWRNIDIVRLICDRLDVLAPGQRPYREQIAFVQDRPGHDRRYAIDATRMRTRLGWAPAHDFESGIEATIRWYLAHRDWCGRVRSGAYREYYDRQYGTG is encoded by the coding sequence ATGCGCAGACTGCTGGTAACCGGTGGTGCGGGATTCATCGGCTCGAACTTCATCCGCTACTGGCTGGCGCGGCACGCGGGCGACCGCGTCGTCAACCTGGACCTGCTCACCTATGCCGGCAACCCGGAAAACCTGGCGGATGTCGAGGCGAGGCCGGACTACCGCTTCGTGCAGGGCGACATCGGCGACCAGACGCTGGTCGAGTCGCTGCTGGCCGAGGAGCGCATCGACACCCTGGTCAACTTCGCCGCCGAATCGCATGTCGACCGTTCCATCCTCGGCCCGGATGCCTTCATCGCGACCAACATCGTCGGCACCTTCGCGCTGCTGGAGGCGGCGAAGCGGGTGTGGGGCGACGACACCGCGCGGCGGCGCTTCCTGCATGTCTCGACCGACGAGGTCTACGGCAGTCTCGGTCCGGACGAGGCGCCATTCGACGAGCGCCACCGCTACGCGCCGAACAGCCCGTATTCCGCCTCGAAGGCCGCGTCCGACCACCTGGTGCGCGCCTACCACAAGACCTACGGCCTGCCGGTGCTGATCACCAACTGCTCCAACAACTACGGGCCGTACCAGTTCCCCGAGAAGCTCATCCCGCTCGTCATTCTCAACGCGCTCGAAGGCAAGCCCATCCCGGTGTACGGCGACGGCAAGAACGTGCGCGACTGGCTCTATGTCGAGGACCACTGCAGCGGCATCGAGGCGGTGCTGGACGGCGCCGCGCCGGGCGAGGTGTTCAACATCGGCGGCATCAACGAGTGGCGCAACATCGACATCGTGCGGCTCATCTGCGACCGGCTCGACGTGCTCGCCCCGGGCCAGCGGCCCTACCGTGAGCAGATCGCCTTCGTGCAGGACCGCCCGGGACACGACCGCCGCTACGCCATCGACGCCACGCGCATGCGCACGCGGCTGGGCTGGGCGCCGGCGCACGATTTCGAGTCGGGTATCGAGGCCACCATCCGCTGGTACCTGGCGCACCGCGACTGGTGCGGCCGGGTACGCAGCGGCGCCTACCGCGAGTATTACGACCGCCAGTACGGCACCGGCTGA
- a CDS encoding response regulator transcription factor, whose protein sequence is MRALLIEDDDQLAGYLQKALNEVGMVVDRSADGRDGLFLAAGEPYDVLIVDRMLPSLDGLSILRTLRASGNHTPVLILSAMGEVDDRVQGLRAGGDDYLVKPFAFAELHARLEALLRRGSIEAPQTRLHVCDLEMDLLTHAVTRAGKTIELQPREFRLLEYLLRHAGQVVTRTMLLEHVWDYHFDPQTNVIDVHISRLRAKIDRDFDPPLLHTVRGAGYMLRDTR, encoded by the coding sequence ATGCGTGCACTCCTGATCGAAGACGATGACCAGCTCGCCGGCTACCTGCAAAAGGCCCTGAACGAGGTGGGAATGGTCGTCGATCGGTCCGCGGACGGCAGGGACGGCCTCTTCCTGGCTGCCGGGGAGCCCTATGATGTGCTGATCGTCGACCGCATGCTGCCCAGCCTCGACGGCCTGTCCATCCTGCGCACCCTGCGGGCCTCCGGCAACCACACACCGGTGCTGATCCTGAGCGCCATGGGCGAGGTGGACGACCGCGTCCAGGGGCTGCGCGCCGGCGGCGACGACTATCTCGTCAAGCCCTTCGCCTTCGCCGAACTCCATGCCCGGCTGGAGGCGCTGCTGCGCCGCGGCAGCATCGAGGCACCGCAGACCCGGCTGCACGTCTGCGACCTGGAAATGGACCTGCTGACGCACGCGGTAACCCGCGCCGGCAAAACGATCGAACTGCAGCCGCGCGAGTTCCGTCTCCTGGAATACCTGCTGCGGCATGCGGGACAGGTCGTCACCCGCACGATGCTGCTGGAACACGTGTGGGATTATCATTTCGATCCCCAGACCAACGTGATCGACGTCCACATCAGCCGCCTGCGCGCGAAGATCGACCGGGACTTCGACCCGCCGCTCCTGCACACCGTCCGCGGCGCCGGATACATGCTCCGTGATACCCGCTAG
- a CDS encoding methyltransferase domain-containing protein has translation MPYYVETEASNAHITGDATTVSISSYFMARFYDATMQQMEAATLAAWRAELLGRISGDVIEIGSGTGANLAYYSDRVASLTLTEPDRHMCTMLGNRLRAAPDCWHTLVQAAAADLPFGDNRFDAAVITLVLCSVDDQRRTLAEIRRVLKPGGRIYFIEHVLARQEPRLIKWQRLLQPVWVCACGNCHLTRDTERSLVEAGFDFESITRQTAAGCPAVVAHCIRGVAVAAA, from the coding sequence ATGCCCTACTATGTAGAGACCGAGGCGAGCAACGCGCACATAACGGGGGATGCAACGACCGTGTCTATCAGCAGCTACTTCATGGCGCGGTTCTACGATGCCACCATGCAGCAGATGGAGGCGGCCACGCTGGCCGCCTGGCGCGCGGAGTTGCTCGGTCGGATCAGCGGCGATGTGATCGAGATCGGCAGCGGCACCGGTGCCAACCTCGCTTATTACTCCGACCGGGTTGCCTCACTGACGCTCACCGAGCCGGACCGGCACATGTGCACCATGCTCGGGAATCGCCTGCGCGCGGCACCAGACTGCTGGCACACGCTGGTGCAGGCGGCTGCCGCCGACCTGCCATTCGGGGACAACCGCTTCGATGCCGCGGTCATCACGCTGGTGCTCTGCAGCGTGGACGACCAACGCAGGACGCTGGCGGAGATCAGGCGCGTGCTGAAACCGGGTGGGCGCATCTATTTCATCGAACACGTACTGGCCAGGCAGGAACCGCGGTTGATCAAATGGCAGCGCCTGCTGCAGCCCGTCTGGGTATGTGCGTGCGGCAACTGCCATCTCACCCGCGACACCGAGCGCAGCCTGGTCGAGGCGGGATTCGATTTCGAATCGATCACCCGGCAGACAGCCGCCGGCTGCCCCGCCGTCGTCGCGCATTGCATCCGCGGTGTCGCGGTCGCCGCAGCATGA
- a CDS encoding YfdX family protein, with protein MNKKYLLTAISAALLSTGMITTNLSPAFAASESAGTPAPAAAQVSNERQDKQAQTAERDLFKVSDDALLSMRDMHSARLAIFNGDTAQARTYVDAAVTRIDAAIKDADKYALDIKAPKAEDTYIPFNASLTVLDTLEPNDAKAKHIAKANEHLHRGEQKQALETLKLGEVDVAVTTELLPVKFARTQIAQAASLIGAGKYYEANLALKAVDDAALVQTYAVDATPKAKHDSAPSAQE; from the coding sequence ATGAACAAGAAATATCTTCTGACGGCCATCAGCGCCGCCCTGCTGTCCACCGGCATGATCACAACGAACCTGAGCCCGGCCTTCGCGGCGAGCGAGAGCGCGGGCACACCGGCGCCGGCCGCGGCCCAGGTCAGTAACGAGCGGCAGGACAAGCAGGCGCAGACAGCCGAGCGCGACCTGTTCAAGGTATCGGACGACGCGCTGCTCAGCATGCGCGACATGCACAGCGCCCGGCTTGCCATCTTCAACGGCGATACGGCACAGGCCCGGACCTACGTGGATGCGGCCGTGACCCGGATCGATGCCGCGATCAAGGATGCGGACAAGTACGCGCTTGATATCAAGGCGCCGAAGGCGGAGGATACGTATATCCCCTTCAACGCCAGTCTAACGGTGCTCGACACCTTGGAACCGAACGATGCCAAGGCCAAGCATATCGCCAAGGCCAACGAGCACCTGCACCGGGGCGAGCAGAAGCAGGCCCTGGAGACGTTGAAGCTCGGCGAGGTCGATGTCGCCGTCACGACCGAGCTGCTGCCGGTCAAGTTCGCCAGGACGCAGATCGCGCAGGCGGCGAGTCTGATCGGCGCGGGCAAGTACTATGAGGCCAACCTGGCGCTGAAGGCGGTCGACGATGCCGCACTGGTTCAGACCTATGCGGTCGACGCCACACCCAAGGCAAAGCACGACAGCGCGCCATCGGCGCAGGAGTGA
- a CDS encoding ArsB/NhaD family transporter: MDAAAVLYPIVWGIDARWFVGTVFVATYLLIMSERVNRVVVATIAGGLMVLGGVLDQQSAVQGVDFNTIGLLIGMMIIVGVVKQSGVFQYLAVGSAKLVRANPWGILVMLTLVTAVLSAFLNNVTTVLLIVPVTLLITDALKISAYPYLFAEIFATNIGGTATLIGDPPNIMISSAIGFTFNQFLSNLGPIAVILLALTLIPIMLIWKRDMQTTPERRQRIMAYVEREAITDRYLLWMSVSVLLCVILGFVISAHIHRQPATIALFGAAVMLLLYTLNSPSSEQSRRITAVLADIEWTTIFFFIGLFILVYGVESTGLLEVLARQAVKLTAGDTTATAMAVLWISAVTSAMVDNIPFVAAMIPLLQKMGTLADGNAMNAIWWSLALGSCLGGSGTLVGASSNLIIAGFAESSGQPIRFLRFMLLAFPLMLGSIAVSTVYVYLRYL; the protein is encoded by the coding sequence ATGGACGCTGCTGCCGTACTCTACCCCATCGTGTGGGGCATCGATGCCCGCTGGTTTGTCGGCACGGTGTTCGTCGCCACGTACCTGCTGATCATGAGCGAACGCGTGAACCGCGTAGTTGTCGCGACCATTGCCGGTGGACTGATGGTCCTGGGCGGTGTGCTTGACCAGCAAAGCGCCGTCCAGGGCGTGGACTTCAACACGATCGGCCTGCTGATCGGCATGATGATCATCGTCGGCGTGGTCAAGCAGTCCGGCGTCTTCCAGTATCTCGCGGTCGGTTCGGCGAAGCTTGTCCGCGCGAACCCCTGGGGCATACTCGTCATGCTCACGCTGGTCACGGCAGTGTTGTCGGCATTCCTGAACAACGTGACCACGGTTCTGCTCATCGTCCCGGTGACGCTCCTGATCACCGACGCGCTGAAGATCAGCGCCTACCCGTACCTGTTCGCCGAGATCTTCGCGACCAACATCGGCGGCACCGCCACGCTGATCGGCGATCCACCGAACATCATGATCAGTTCCGCCATCGGCTTCACGTTCAACCAATTCCTGAGCAACCTGGGCCCGATTGCAGTGATCCTGCTGGCGCTGACGCTGATCCCGATCATGCTGATCTGGAAGCGGGATATGCAGACGACGCCAGAGCGGCGCCAGCGCATCATGGCTTACGTGGAACGGGAGGCCATCACCGATCGTTACCTGCTGTGGATGTCGGTGTCGGTTCTGCTGTGTGTCATCCTCGGCTTTGTCATCTCCGCGCACATCCATCGTCAGCCTGCCACCATCGCGCTGTTCGGTGCCGCGGTGATGCTGCTGCTGTACACCCTGAATTCCCCGTCCAGCGAACAGTCGCGCCGCATAACCGCGGTACTCGCGGATATCGAATGGACGACGATCTTTTTCTTCATCGGGCTGTTCATCCTGGTTTACGGGGTCGAATCCACCGGCCTCCTGGAAGTACTGGCCCGGCAGGCCGTGAAACTGACGGCCGGCGATACCACCGCGACCGCCATGGCCGTGTTGTGGATATCGGCAGTGACTTCGGCGATGGTCGACAACATCCCGTTCGTTGCAGCGATGATCCCGCTGCTGCAGAAAATGGGGACACTCGCGGATGGCAACGCGATGAATGCGATCTGGTGGTCGCTGGCACTCGGTTCCTGCCTGGGCGGGAGCGGCACACTGGTTGGCGCCAGTTCGAACCTGATAATCGCCGGCTTTGCCGAAAGCTCAGGGCAGCCGATACGCTTCCTGCGGTTCATGCTGCTGGCCTTCCCGCTGATGCTGGGATCGATCGCGGTCAGTACCGTGTATGTGTACCTGCGCTATCTATGA
- a CDS encoding ATP-binding protein, with the protein MIPARLLRSFTFRLALLYTTLTLGSMVALLGFIYWATAGYMDRQLDATIEEEILGLTEQYESRGLAGLSEVLGERVAHDPQRAAVYLLADAGHRPLIGNLAAWPGTPIDAEGWTRFRLQDWGSDRSQEHEARARTFHLHDNLHLLVGRDVRDLQATRQLILDALAWGLAITVALALGVGLLMSWRVMRRIEAINQTSREIMEGDLSRRVPTVGSGDDFDQLAGNLNRMLERIEALMAAVRQVSDNIAHDLRTPLTRLRTRLEQARGGAAANIPYVIDQAIDDTDELLVTFNALLRIARIESGSSAPAFTALDLAGLVRDIAELYEPVAAEQGQTLRVEGQGPVRTLGDRDLLFQALANLVDNAIKYTPQGSTITLAAMATPAGAELRVADTGPGIPSELHEKVFQRFYRHDASRTTPGSGLGLSLVRAVADMHHARIVLADNAPGLRVTLVFRNVAP; encoded by the coding sequence GTGATACCCGCTAGGCTGCTGCGCAGCTTTACCTTCCGCCTGGCGCTGCTCTACACGACCCTGACCCTGGGGTCCATGGTGGCCCTGCTCGGATTCATCTACTGGGCGACCGCGGGATACATGGACCGCCAACTCGATGCGACCATCGAGGAAGAGATCCTCGGCCTGACCGAGCAATACGAGAGCCGCGGCCTGGCGGGGCTGTCCGAGGTTCTCGGCGAGCGGGTGGCGCACGATCCGCAGCGGGCCGCGGTCTACCTGCTGGCCGACGCGGGCCACAGACCGTTGATCGGCAATCTCGCCGCCTGGCCGGGCACACCGATCGACGCCGAGGGCTGGACCCGCTTCCGACTGCAGGACTGGGGCAGCGATCGGTCACAGGAGCACGAGGCACGCGCCCGCACCTTTCACCTGCACGACAACCTGCACCTGCTGGTGGGGCGCGATGTCCGCGACCTCCAGGCCACGCGCCAGCTCATCCTCGATGCCCTGGCCTGGGGACTGGCCATCACCGTCGCGCTCGCGCTCGGCGTCGGACTGCTCATGAGCTGGCGGGTCATGCGCCGCATCGAAGCCATCAACCAGACCAGCCGCGAGATCATGGAAGGCGATCTGTCGCGGCGGGTACCCACCGTGGGCAGCGGCGACGACTTCGACCAGCTGGCCGGGAATCTCAACCGCATGCTCGAGCGCATCGAGGCGCTGATGGCCGCCGTGCGCCAGGTGTCGGACAACATCGCGCATGACCTGCGCACGCCCCTGACCCGCCTGCGCACGCGTCTGGAGCAGGCCCGCGGCGGGGCGGCGGCCAACATTCCGTACGTGATCGACCAGGCCATAGACGATACCGACGAGCTGCTCGTCACCTTCAATGCGCTGTTACGCATCGCCCGCATCGAATCCGGCAGCAGCGCACCCGCCTTTACCGCCCTGGACCTTGCCGGCCTGGTCCGGGACATCGCCGAACTCTACGAGCCGGTCGCCGCAGAACAGGGACAGACGCTGCGCGTGGAGGGGCAAGGCCCCGTGCGCACGCTGGGCGACCGGGACCTCCTGTTTCAGGCGCTCGCGAACCTGGTGGACAATGCCATCAAGTACACGCCACAGGGCAGCACCATAACGCTCGCGGCCATGGCGACACCCGCCGGCGCCGAATTGCGGGTGGCCGATACGGGTCCCGGCATCCCGTCCGAGCTGCACGAGAAGGTGTTCCAGCGTTTCTACCGCCACGATGCCAGCCGCACCACGCCGGGCAGCGGTCTCGGGCTGAGCCTGGTCCGCGCCGTGGCCGACATGCACCACGCGCGCATCGTGCTCGCGGACAACGCCCCGGGATTGCGGGTGACCCTGGTGTTCAGAAATGTCGCGCCATGA
- a CDS encoding CBS domain-containing protein, whose translation MTAQSIMDPDPTVLRPSDTIDTAMCYIMKHRYRNLPVVDDDFHFLGVVGINCILRLALPKAVIMEFGLNNAAFIRETLEDLHRRFNAVREQTIDLCTYGEVSVVRPDTPLVETLMILYRTQSSLPVVHPDSHRLVGVISYWDACSRILSTEV comes from the coding sequence ATGACTGCACAATCGATCATGGATCCGGATCCGACGGTCCTGCGGCCGTCGGATACGATCGATACCGCAATGTGCTACATCATGAAACACCGTTACCGCAACCTGCCGGTTGTCGATGACGATTTCCACTTCCTCGGCGTGGTCGGCATCAACTGCATCCTGCGCCTCGCACTGCCCAAAGCGGTGATCATGGAATTCGGGTTGAACAATGCGGCGTTCATCCGCGAGACGCTGGAGGACCTGCACCGGCGCTTCAATGCCGTCAGGGAACAGACCATCGATCTCTGCACCTACGGCGAGGTCAGCGTGGTGCGGCCCGATACGCCGCTGGTCGAAACGCTCATGATCCTGTACCGCACCCAGTCCAGCCTGCCGGTGGTCCACCCGGACAGCCATCGCCTGGTCGGGGTGATTTCGTACTGGGATGCATGCAGCCGGATCCTGTCCACAGAGGTCTGA
- the rfbC gene encoding dTDP-4-dehydrorhamnose 3,5-epimerase yields the protein MKVTPTAHPEVLLVEPDVFRDARGFFLETFNATRYAAAGLPEHFVQDNHSHSVAGVLRGLHYQLEHPQGKLLRVASGSVFDVAVDIRRGSPRFGQWVGVELSAANQRQLYIPPGFAHGFCVLSERTDFLYKCTDFYTPGDEYGIAWDDPELAIAWPCTDVLLSDKDRHYPCLRESAHLPVYPG from the coding sequence ATGAAGGTCACGCCCACCGCACATCCCGAGGTGCTGCTCGTCGAGCCGGATGTCTTCCGCGACGCGCGCGGCTTCTTTCTGGAAACCTTCAACGCGACCCGCTACGCGGCGGCCGGGCTGCCGGAGCACTTCGTGCAGGACAATCACTCGCACTCGGTCGCCGGTGTGCTGCGCGGGCTGCACTATCAGCTCGAGCATCCGCAGGGCAAGCTGTTGCGCGTCGCGAGCGGCAGCGTGTTCGATGTCGCGGTCGACATCCGCAGGGGCTCGCCGCGCTTCGGCCAGTGGGTGGGCGTGGAACTGTCCGCCGCGAACCAGCGCCAGCTCTATATCCCGCCCGGCTTCGCGCACGGCTTCTGCGTGCTGAGCGAGCGCACCGATTTCCTCTACAAGTGCACGGACTTCTACACGCCTGGCGACGAGTACGGCATCGCCTGGGACGACCCGGAGCTGGCCATCGCCTGGCCCTGCACCGACGTGCTGCTGTCCGACAAGGACCGGCACTACCCGTGCCTGCGCGAGAGCGCGCACCTGCCCGTGTATCCCGGCTGA
- the rfbD gene encoding dTDP-4-dehydrorhamnose reductase, producing the protein MTGARGQLGSEVVRSLQDAGMTALAPARDELDFLLPDSIATCIARLRPDWIVNCAAYTQVDRAESEPETAFAVNRDAAGRLAQAAVARGARLLHVSTDFVFNGRQTRPYRETDAPDPLGVYGRSKLEGEAAVVAALPDAAIVRTAWVYGVHGHNFVKTMLRVAGQGKPLRVVADQIGSPTWAADIAAALLRLLAAQAHGVYHFAGAGQTSWHGFAQAILDRAVACGFDLATRTVEPITTADYPTAAVRPAYSVLDTGKIAGIPGVVVPAWQDSLENMLKELRTCADCW; encoded by the coding sequence GTGACAGGCGCCCGCGGGCAGCTCGGCAGCGAGGTCGTGCGCAGCCTGCAGGACGCGGGCATGACGGCGCTGGCCCCGGCCCGCGACGAACTGGATTTCCTGCTGCCGGACAGCATCGCCACGTGCATCGCGCGACTGCGCCCGGACTGGATCGTCAATTGCGCCGCCTACACCCAGGTCGACCGCGCCGAGTCCGAGCCGGAGACCGCGTTCGCGGTGAACCGGGATGCGGCCGGCCGGCTGGCGCAGGCGGCTGTGGCGCGCGGCGCGCGCCTGCTGCACGTCTCGACGGATTTCGTCTTCAACGGGCGGCAGACGCGGCCCTACCGCGAGACCGATGCGCCGGACCCGCTCGGCGTGTACGGGCGCAGCAAGCTCGAGGGCGAGGCGGCCGTGGTCGCCGCGCTGCCGGATGCGGCGATCGTGCGCACAGCCTGGGTCTATGGCGTGCACGGGCACAATTTCGTCAAGACCATGCTGCGCGTGGCCGGCCAGGGCAAGCCGCTGCGTGTGGTCGCCGACCAGATCGGTTCACCCACCTGGGCCGCGGACATCGCCGCCGCGCTGTTGCGGCTGCTGGCGGCGCAGGCGCACGGCGTCTATCACTTCGCCGGTGCCGGCCAGACCTCCTGGCACGGTTTCGCGCAAGCCATCCTCGACCGTGCCGTCGCCTGCGGGTTCGATCTCGCGACGCGGACGGTCGAACCGATAACGACCGCGGATTATCCGACCGCGGCGGTGCGCCCCGCCTATTCCGTGCTCGATACGGGTAAGATTGCAGGCATCCCCGGGGTGGTCGTGCCGGCATGGCAGGACAGCCTCGAGAACATGCTGAAGGAGCTCAGGACATGCGCAGACTGCTGGTAA